The nucleotide window GCAGGGAAAAATGACGGGATATGTCCGCAATGCTTAACAAGCTTTCGCCAATGGCTGTTTTGCGCGCCATGTGTCCTCCCGGCGGCAGCGTGCCGATGAGATCTTGTTGCGTTATTGCCTGGCGTGCGCGGTCAGAATAAATGGGTGGCAGTAATGCCAGGGAAGGGCAGGTTAAATCCGCAACAAGGAAGTTACGCTGCGCATTTTCACACGAGTACGTTAAAACAACAATAATGGCAAGCAAGAAACAAAATTTTCCAAGCCCCTAGGGCGTTATTCGCAACACCATTACATTGCCCGGCTTATGGTTCACCTGACAGAGCCGATTACGCAGCGAAACCCTTGCTTGCTGTTGCATCTTAAGGCGCTGTCGGCAACCAAATGCGGCTTCAGTAACATGCTACACTTCATAATAAATTTACTGATATTTGTAACAAAAAACCGCATTGCCATCATGGCAGCGCGGCTGGTTCAGAGAAAAAAGGCAGCCTCACGCGGAGCATCTGCCTGGCAATGTACTACGAATCAGCGCACGACACGGCGTACAGCAACAAGTTTGTTGCTCCAGTAGGGTATGGACATGTTTTCCATTCGCACCTTTTCGCCTCTGCGCGGGCTGTGAATAAAGCTGTTGCCACCTGCATAAATGCCGGTATGCAGACCGCGCGGGCTTGAGCCTGTGCGAAACACCACTATATCGCCGGGTCGGGCCTGGTTTTTGGGCACGGAATACCCTGCGCTGGCCTGATCCACGGTAATGCGTGGAACCTTGTAACCGTTCTGTTTGTACACCCACCAGATAAGGCCAGAGCAGTCAAAACCCTTTTGCGGTGAAGCACCGCCAGAGCGGTACTTCTTGCCCATCTGAGCATAGGCGGTGCGTACCACCTTGTGCGCGTCCTCTGACATGGGGCCGTCATCCACCGGACGCGAGAGTCCGCAGCCAGCCAGCAGCAAAAGACTGGCCAGAGCCAGCAAGGCCCAGGGGCTGATGCGTAGTGATGGGGGCGATGTACGTTCCATGACAAGCCTCTTACACGCAATTTGCTGACAGTTCAGGCAAATTTTTGTGTATCCGAATATTCCGTCAACTGGGGTAAACTTTTCAATTCTGTCCAGAATCTAGCATAATGTATGCCAATTAACTAAAATTATTAAAAAATATTAAAAAAACAGGTGTTAGAAATTCTTTAGAAAAACAAAAAAGACACCGTCGCAGCTGAACCAGCGAAACCGTCTGAATTTCGACGCTAACTCATTGGGCATGATTTTCTTGCCCGGTTAGAGCAGATTAACTTTGAAATGCTTTGCATTCCAAAGTTTTCATTCATCCGAAAAATTCGATTTTCGGCTGAATCCACGCCACGCTGTGGCGCGCTGCACTCTCGTGCAGCGTCAGAGCATTTACACTTTTTCAAAGTGTAAATGCTCTAAAGAAAGCCTGCCGGGCAACCTGGATGTTTCTCTTGGCAGTGTATCAAGATAGCTGACTGAGGTGGCATAGGCCGAAAGGTGGGGCTACGCAAGTGAACTGGCAGTGTTTCTGCAAATATAATGGTATGGTATGAGCTTTGCGGCCCACTGCCTAGCCATAAAAAATACTGCCCTGCACAACAGGGCAGTAAAGGTTTTAGGGGGAAGGGGCGTGGGGGAGGGAGCCTTTTGCAAAAGGGGCCCTCCACCACAAGACTTCACAAGACTTCACAAGGCGTTGCAAAAGAACATTGCTCAAGCCGCAAAGTGTCGCGCGCCATACTCCCCGCATCGCTATGCCATTATTTCCCCTCTGGCTCTGGCAGCAGGGAAAGGGGGCGCGCCTGCGTCTCTTTGTGAACCGCAAGGGCGCTTTGACGGCAGAACTGGCGAATTTGTTCCAGAAAAGGCGAAGGCAGCAGGGCAAGGCTTTTGCCGTACAGCGTGCGCCGGGCGCTGTGGCTCACAAAAAGCGCACGCGCGGCCCGTGTGAGGGCGACATACAGCAGGCGGCGTTCTTCATCTTCATCCGATTGCGGCGCAGAAGGCGTCTGTTCGCCGGATGCCGCGCTGCCGTCGCTCCCTGCGCCAAAAAGAAGGTCTTTACGCAAGGGCAAAAGGCCGTCTTCAAGGCCAGGCAGGAACACAGCCTGAAATTCAAGACCCTTGGAGGCGTGCATGGTCATGATCTGCACATGTTCGGCCTTGCCGCGCACCATTTCCGCTTCCTGAAGCCAGCCAAGATGAGCCAGAAAATCCGGCCAGTTGCCATGCGTCTTCCAGACACGCCGGAGTTCACGCCAGGCACGGCCTGCCACAAGGGGTTCGCCAGCCCAGGACTGCTGTTTGAGCCAGGGTTCCAGAGCTTCGGGCGCAGGCAGTGAAGCACCGGCAACAAAAGGCGTTGCGGGCAGCAGAGATGACCCGGTTATGCCAGCAGCGCCCGATGCAGAAACCGCCGCAGCTGCAGCAGCAGTTTCGGCCAGGCCAGCCGCGACGTTGGAAGTAACAGCATCCGCCGCGCCTGCCGTTGCAGGGGCGGGCACTTCCTGCTGTCCGGTCGCGGGCGCAAGGCTTTGCGCCAGTGGGCCGAATCCACAGTGGGTCGCGGCCATGGCCAGCAGTTTTGCGCAGGCCGCGTCCTGCCAAAAGGCGTCTTCGGCCGGGGCGGCGCAGGGAATACCCGCCTGCTCGAGCGCTGCCCGCAAGGGCGCGATCTGCGCCCGCAGGCGTACCAGCACGGCAATGTCGCCAGGGGCCAGTGTGCCGTCCAGTTCGTGCGCTTCTGCGCTGCTCAAATGTTGGTCAAGCAGGGTGTGCGCCGTCGCGCCGAGCAGGGCCTGTACGCGGCGCGTTATCCAGCGAAGCTCGGCCTGCTGGTCCGGAGCCGAAAAAAGGCGCAACTGAGCGCTGAGTTGCCGCGCCGCCGTGAGCGGTCCGCACTGTCCCTTGTGGTGTAGCAGACTGCGCGCCATGTTCAGAACGTCCTGGCTGGAGCGGAAGCTGCGGCCAAGACAAAAGACCGACAATTCTGGCCAGACGGCTCGCAGGCTGCTTTCACTTTGACCGGATACGCCCCGAAAGCCGTAAATGGCCTGATCAGGGTCGCCAATGCCGAAAAATCCCTTGCCGTCACTGGGCAGCAAGCGCCGGAGAATAGCCAGCTGCACAGGCGAAAGGTCCTGCACTTCGTCCACAAGAACATGCTGCGGCAGTAGATCCGGGGGCATGGCAGCCACATGTTCCAGCCACCAGTCAAGAAGGTCGGCATAGTCAACATAGAGCAGGCCGGGGCGCTCAGATTTGCGTTGGGCATAAAGGGCAGCGGCCTGTGCGACGACCGGGTCGTCCAGGGGGCGCTGGCATTCGCGCGCCAGGGCCAATTGACGCCAGAGTTCTGACGCCTGACGGGCGGCAAGCTGGGGATTTGCCGCCTTGAACAGCTGCTGCGCCGCGTCGTCGCCGAGCAACATGCATTCACGCCCCTGTGATTGCATGACCGCGCGCATGCGGCCCCAGGCAATGCCGTGCATAGTGTCGCAGCAGGGCAGATCGCGCATATGGGGCAGGGCGGCTGCCAGGCGCTGCCGCATTTCATTGGCCGCGCGGCGTGTAAATGTTACCGCAAGCAGCTTGTGGGGCGGGACGCCCTGATCCAGCAAATGTTGCAAACGGCCAATGAGCACGCGCGTTTTGCCAGCGCCGGGGCCAGCCTGCACAAGCACCGGGCCGGGGCCAGCCATGAGGGCAGCCTGTTGCTCATCACTGAAGCTGACTGAAGCCTGCTGCGGGGTCTGCTTTTCATCCAGTTTAGCTGCATGCTGCGAGGGCCGCTCTTTCATGAGATCCAGCATGGACACAGAAGACGCCTTTTTCTGGCGCAGCTTGATGTCAGCCGCCGTGCTCGCGGCGACGCCAGTGCCAGCGTCAACGGCAGCGTCAGCGGCAGCGCCAACAGCAGGAATCTTGCGCGGTCTGCCCGGTTTGAGTCCCGGCAGGGAACCACGGCCCGCACCGCGCCCGGTACCGCGAATGTCGGCCAGTTCTTCAGGCGTAAACACGCGCACAACGCCGTACTCGCCGTCATAGCCGCCCTGACGGAAAACCTGACCGCGCCGCATGCGGGCCACAGCTTCGCCCAAAGGCTCCCAATGGGCGCGTACTTCTGACTCGGGCATGCGGCAGAGGATATCCAGTTCCGGCCCAAGCTCGCGCAGCAGTCTGCCGTACCGTTCCTGCACCTTGCGCGACGTGACGCCCGCGCCCACAATTTCGCCCACCACCTCGGCAAGAGGAATGAGCGGGCGCGCTTCGGGTTCCAGCGCGAGCCGTGCGGGTTCCTCCCTGTCGGCCAGTTCCCACACGCGGTGCAGCACACCCACTGTGAGGGGCTTGCCGCAGACAGGGCAGATATTGCCAAGCGCGCGTGACTCGCGCGGTTCCAGTACCACATTGCAGGCGCGATGGCCGTCCAGGTGGTACTTGCCTTCGTCGGGGTAGAATTCCATGGTGCCGAGAAAGCGGCAGTCGAGATTGTCCTGCGGCTGGCGGCGCGCTGCCGCCCGAAGGGCCGCGAACATGCCCGCATAGGAGGGCCGCCCGTCAAAAAGATTGGCTTCACGGCCAAGGTTGGCCCCCGAATGGGCGTCGGAGTTGGAGACAAGCGCGTAGCCGTCAAGCTGGCTCACCAGGCGGTTCATGTCAGGATCAGAGGAAAGACCGGTCTCAAGGGCAAAAATGTGCTCCGAAAGGTCGCCGTAGCAGTCTGTCAGGCGGTCAAAGCCGGATTTGGAGCCGAAAAGCGCGAACCAGGGCGTCCACACATGGGCCGGAATCATGACGGCGTCGTCAGAGCATTCCAGCATGATTTCGAGCAAATCGCGCGAATCGAGGCCAAGGATGGGCCGCCCGTCGGAATGCAGGTTGCCGATCTGCTCAAGCCGCTGCGAGAGCTTTGCCGCGTCCTCCAGGGTGCGCATGAAGATGAGATTGTGCACCTTGCGCACCTTGCCGTGGCGCTTGTAAATGGAGCTGATCTCTGCCTGGAGCATAAAGAGCGGGCCTTGCGCGTCGCCGTCCTGCATGGCGCCCCCGGCCATGACGTCAAGCTGCTCCGGGTCGCCCTTGAGGCGGTAAAGCCCGCTGGCTTCATCAAGCTCAAGCTGCGCGCCAAGTTCGGCGCGCCACTGCGGATGGGTAAAGTCGCCCGTGCCCAGGACGTTTATGCCCTTGCAGCGCGCCCATGCGGCCAGATGGCGGGCGTTGAGCGCCTTGCTGGTAGCGCGGGAAAAACGGGAGTGGATATGCAGGTCGGCTATGAAGTTCATACGCGGCTCTTTGTCATGGTGCGGTAAAAGCATTGTCGGCAGTGCGGAGGACATCTGCGGCGGCAGTGTGGGACGCGTCTGCGCCGTCAAGCCAGGGGCAGAAGGCCAGAGCCCGCGCAGACCAGTGAGGCTCTGCGGC belongs to Desulfovibrio sp. and includes:
- a CDS encoding C40 family peptidase; the encoded protein is MERTSPPSLRISPWALLALASLLLLAGCGLSRPVDDGPMSEDAHKVVRTAYAQMGKKYRSGGASPQKGFDCSGLIWWVYKQNGYKVPRITVDQASAGYSVPKNQARPGDIVVFRTGSSPRGLHTGIYAGGNSFIHSPRRGEKVRMENMSIPYWSNKLVAVRRVVR
- a CDS encoding UvrD-helicase domain-containing protein; translation: MNFIADLHIHSRFSRATSKALNARHLAAWARCKGINVLGTGDFTHPQWRAELGAQLELDEASGLYRLKGDPEQLDVMAGGAMQDGDAQGPLFMLQAEISSIYKRHGKVRKVHNLIFMRTLEDAAKLSQRLEQIGNLHSDGRPILGLDSRDLLEIMLECSDDAVMIPAHVWTPWFALFGSKSGFDRLTDCYGDLSEHIFALETGLSSDPDMNRLVSQLDGYALVSNSDAHSGANLGREANLFDGRPSYAGMFAALRAAARRQPQDNLDCRFLGTMEFYPDEGKYHLDGHRACNVVLEPRESRALGNICPVCGKPLTVGVLHRVWELADREEPARLALEPEARPLIPLAEVVGEIVGAGVTSRKVQERYGRLLRELGPELDILCRMPESEVRAHWEPLGEAVARMRRGQVFRQGGYDGEYGVVRVFTPEELADIRGTGRGAGRGSLPGLKPGRPRKIPAVGAAADAAVDAGTGVAASTAADIKLRQKKASSVSMLDLMKERPSQHAAKLDEKQTPQQASVSFSDEQQAALMAGPGPVLVQAGPGAGKTRVLIGRLQHLLDQGVPPHKLLAVTFTRRAANEMRQRLAAALPHMRDLPCCDTMHGIAWGRMRAVMQSQGRECMLLGDDAAQQLFKAANPQLAARQASELWRQLALARECQRPLDDPVVAQAAALYAQRKSERPGLLYVDYADLLDWWLEHVAAMPPDLLPQHVLVDEVQDLSPVQLAILRRLLPSDGKGFFGIGDPDQAIYGFRGVSGQSESSLRAVWPELSVFCLGRSFRSSQDVLNMARSLLHHKGQCGPLTAARQLSAQLRLFSAPDQQAELRWITRRVQALLGATAHTLLDQHLSSAEAHELDGTLAPGDIAVLVRLRAQIAPLRAALEQAGIPCAAPAEDAFWQDAACAKLLAMAATHCGFGPLAQSLAPATGQQEVPAPATAGAADAVTSNVAAGLAETAAAAAAVSASGAAGITGSSLLPATPFVAGASLPAPEALEPWLKQQSWAGEPLVAGRAWRELRRVWKTHGNWPDFLAHLGWLQEAEMVRGKAEHVQIMTMHASKGLEFQAVFLPGLEDGLLPLRKDLLFGAGSDGSAASGEQTPSAPQSDEDEERRLLYVALTRAARALFVSHSARRTLYGKSLALLPSPFLEQIRQFCRQSALAVHKETQARPLSLLPEPEGK